A window of the Coprobacter fastidiosus genome harbors these coding sequences:
- a CDS encoding LacI family DNA-binding transcriptional regulator, protein MKSLPDKIRIKDIARLANVSTGTVDRVLHNRGEVSAKSREKVEKVLKEINYQPNIYASALASKKRYTFVTLLPESNEGEYWSDIKKGVDQAAHEFLDLNISVEQIFFNQYDSTSFEKAIETVLKLTPDAVLLAPIFKEQSISLAKQLEIQEIPYVLIDSDMEEIHSLAYFGMDSLQSGYLAAKLLLSDASPNSEIAIFQVYRSGNKGSNQTELRINGFKRYIEEHLPTAKLFSIKIYAQDHTRNLKIIKDFFKQHPHIREAITFNSKVYLITEYLEKMNISGIKFIGYDLLQKNVKALKSGKVNYLLAQRPEIQSYRGMKALCEYKIFKNEIKRKNFMPIDILTSENIDFYLDFQSI, encoded by the coding sequence ATGAAAAGCTTGCCGGATAAAATACGAATCAAAGATATTGCCCGTTTAGCCAATGTATCTACCGGGACAGTCGATCGCGTATTGCATAACCGAGGTGAGGTTTCGGCTAAAAGCCGCGAAAAAGTTGAAAAAGTTCTCAAAGAGATAAATTATCAACCCAACATTTATGCTTCAGCTCTCGCTTCAAAAAAAAGATACACATTTGTTACATTATTACCGGAATCTAACGAGGGAGAATATTGGAGCGATATAAAAAAAGGAGTAGATCAAGCAGCACATGAGTTTCTGGACTTAAATATCTCTGTAGAACAGATATTTTTCAATCAATATGACAGCACATCGTTTGAAAAAGCAATAGAAACAGTCCTAAAGCTGACTCCGGATGCTGTTTTACTTGCCCCGATATTTAAAGAGCAGTCCATTTCATTAGCAAAACAATTAGAGATTCAAGAAATTCCATACGTTCTTATCGATTCGGATATGGAAGAAATACATTCTCTTGCCTATTTCGGAATGGATTCTTTACAAAGCGGTTATCTTGCTGCCAAATTATTATTAAGCGATGCTTCTCCAAACTCGGAAATTGCGATCTTTCAAGTTTACAGATCCGGGAATAAAGGTTCTAACCAAACAGAACTACGAATAAATGGATTCAAACGGTATATAGAAGAACATCTTCCGACAGCCAAGTTGTTTTCTATTAAAATATATGCTCAAGATCATACCCGCAATCTAAAAATTATAAAAGATTTTTTCAAACAGCATCCCCATATACGAGAAGCGATAACATTCAACTCAAAAGTATATCTGATTACGGAATATCTGGAGAAAATGAATATCTCAGGTATAAAATTTATAGGATATGACCTACTACAAAAAAATGTCAAAGCCCTGAAATCGGGGAAAGTCAATTATCTGTTAGCCCAACGTCCCGAAATCCAAAGTTATAGAGGGATGAAAGCCTTATGTGAATATAAAATATTCAAAAATGAAATAAAACGAAAAAATTTCATGCCGATAGATATTCTGACAAGTGAAAATATCGACTTCTACCTTGATTTTCAATCAATATAA
- a CDS encoding tagaturonate reductase, whose amino-acid sequence MKQLNRTNVQANKYPERIIQFGEGNFLRAFVDWIIYNMNQKAEFNSSVVIVQPLENGMVNMLNEQDGLYHVNLQGLQNGKEVDSIQLIDVVSRGLNPYAQYNEFLKLAENPEMRFVISNTTEAGIAFDPSCKLEDAPAKSYPGKLTQLLFHRFKVFNGAMDKGLIIFPCELIFDNGKVLKKCIDQYIELWNLGEDFKHWFDTACGVYCTLVDRIVPGYPRDTIGQILDRIGLDDKLVVKGEIFHLWVIEAPETVEREFPADKAGLNVLFVPSEKPYHDRKVTLLNGPHTVLSPVGYLAGLNTVKECCEDPVIGQFVKKVMYGELLETLDLPKEELILFADAVMERFRNPFVKHFVTSIMLNSFPKFKTRDLPGLKIFLERKKELPSGLVLGLAGIVTYYKGGKRGNDEIVLKDDQEIIDLLKNLWTDGCPMEVAKGVLGAEFIWGEDLNLIPGLTEKLSEYLRMIQDKGMIETVKSIL is encoded by the coding sequence ATGAAACAGCTCAACAGAACCAACGTCCAAGCGAACAAGTATCCTGAACGAATCATCCAATTCGGTGAAGGCAATTTTTTACGGGCTTTTGTCGATTGGATCATTTACAACATGAATCAAAAGGCTGAATTCAATAGCAGCGTTGTTATCGTTCAACCTCTCGAAAACGGCATGGTCAATATGCTTAATGAACAGGATGGTTTATATCATGTTAATTTACAGGGGTTACAGAACGGTAAAGAAGTGGACAGCATCCAGTTGATCGATGTGGTGAGCCGGGGATTGAATCCTTATGCGCAATATAATGAGTTTTTGAAATTGGCCGAAAATCCTGAGATGCGTTTCGTCATTTCCAATACTACCGAGGCCGGAATCGCGTTTGATCCTTCTTGTAAACTGGAGGATGCGCCGGCTAAATCTTATCCGGGAAAATTGACGCAACTTCTGTTCCATCGTTTCAAAGTGTTTAATGGTGCAATGGATAAGGGGTTGATTATTTTTCCGTGCGAACTGATTTTCGATAACGGAAAGGTGTTGAAAAAGTGTATCGATCAATATATCGAGCTATGGAATCTCGGGGAGGATTTTAAACATTGGTTCGATACCGCCTGCGGCGTTTACTGTACGCTTGTGGATCGTATTGTTCCGGGTTATCCGCGCGATACAATCGGTCAAATTCTCGACCGGATCGGACTGGATGATAAGTTGGTTGTTAAAGGTGAGATTTTTCATTTATGGGTTATCGAAGCACCGGAAACGGTAGAGAGAGAATTTCCGGCAGACAAAGCTGGTTTGAATGTATTATTTGTTCCGAGCGAAAAACCTTATCATGATCGGAAAGTTACTTTGCTGAACGGACCTCATACGGTTTTGTCTCCAGTGGGATATTTGGCGGGACTGAATACCGTAAAAGAATGTTGTGAAGATCCGGTCATCGGACAGTTTGTAAAAAAAGTAATGTATGGTGAGTTACTTGAGACTCTTGATCTTCCAAAGGAGGAGTTGATTCTATTTGCCGATGCTGTTATGGAACGGTTTCGTAATCCTTTTGTCAAACATTTCGTAACCAGCATCATGCTTAATTCTTTTCCGAAGTTTAAAACTCGGGATTTGCCGGGATTGAAAATTTTCCTGGAACGAAAAAAGGAATTGCCTTCGGGTCTGGTTTTAGGCTTAGCCGGTATCGTTACCTATTACAAAGGCGGAAAACGGGGGAATGACGAGATCGTACTTAAAGATGACCAAGAGATTATAGACTTATTGAAAAATCTTTGGACTGACGGATGTCCTATGGAGGTAGCTAAGGGGGTGTTAGGTGCTGAATTTATCTGGGGGGAGGATTTAAATTTGATTCCGGGATTGACCGAAAAGTTGTCCGAATATCTCCGAATGATTCAAGATAAGGGCATGATTGAAACTGTTAAATCTATTCTTTAA
- a CDS encoding UxaA family hydrolase, with translation MGLKFLKINPADNVAVAIDPLKKGVCISVDGKDIFLQEDIPAGHKVALKDFAENEDIIKYGYAIGHARCAITKGAWVNERNIKTNLEGVLEYSYSPKLAELNIPNRNLSFMGYRRKTGEVGIRNEIWVIPTVGCVNGIVNRLADSLRRETGEVNVDAIVAFPHNYGCSQLGNDHENTRKILRDMVLHPNAGAVLVVGLGCENNQLSAFKDLLGEYDAERIRFMECQKVDDEYEEGMNILRQLYDIASQDARVEVPLSELKVGLKCGGSDGFSGITANPLLGVFSDFLVAQGGTSVLTEVPEMFGAETILMNRCETPELFDKTVHLINDFKDYFLANNQPVYENPSPGNKAGGISTLEEKSLGCTQKCGKSAVKDVLMYGERIHSKGLNLLSAPGNDLVAATALASAGCQLVLFTTGRGTPFGSFVPTMKISTNSKLAVNKPKWIDFNAGSLVENDLMDDIAERFIRFVIDVASGRRVNNELNGFREIAIFKSGVTL, from the coding sequence ATGGGATTGAAATTTTTAAAAATAAATCCGGCTGATAATGTTGCCGTGGCCATAGATCCCTTGAAGAAGGGGGTGTGTATCTCGGTGGATGGAAAGGATATTTTCCTGCAAGAAGATATTCCGGCCGGTCATAAAGTAGCACTTAAAGATTTTGCCGAGAACGAGGATATTATTAAATACGGATATGCTATCGGGCATGCTCGTTGTGCAATCACTAAAGGTGCTTGGGTCAATGAAAGAAATATCAAAACGAATCTGGAGGGGGTACTGGAGTATTCGTATTCTCCTAAGTTGGCGGAACTGAATATTCCGAACAGGAATCTTTCTTTTATGGGGTATCGTCGTAAAACCGGTGAGGTCGGTATCCGGAATGAAATATGGGTGATTCCTACGGTCGGATGTGTCAACGGGATTGTTAACCGATTGGCTGATTCTCTCCGCCGGGAGACCGGGGAGGTAAATGTAGATGCAATAGTTGCCTTTCCTCATAATTATGGATGTTCTCAACTGGGAAATGATCATGAGAATACACGCAAAATATTACGAGATATGGTACTGCACCCGAATGCCGGCGCAGTACTGGTCGTCGGGTTGGGCTGTGAGAATAATCAATTAAGTGCTTTTAAGGATTTGTTGGGGGAATATGATGCCGAGCGCATTCGCTTTATGGAGTGTCAGAAGGTTGATGATGAATATGAGGAAGGCATGAACATCTTGAGACAATTATACGATATCGCTTCTCAGGATGCAAGAGTGGAAGTTCCTTTAAGCGAACTGAAAGTTGGGTTGAAGTGCGGCGGATCAGACGGATTTTCCGGTATTACGGCGAATCCTCTTTTGGGGGTATTTTCTGATTTTCTGGTTGCTCAGGGAGGTACATCTGTTCTTACCGAAGTGCCTGAGATGTTCGGCGCTGAAACGATTTTAATGAACCGTTGCGAGACGCCTGAGTTATTCGATAAAACGGTACATCTTATCAATGATTTTAAGGACTATTTTTTGGCTAATAATCAACCTGTTTATGAGAACCCGTCACCGGGAAACAAGGCGGGAGGCATATCTACTCTTGAGGAAAAGTCTCTGGGGTGTACTCAGAAATGCGGAAAATCGGCGGTAAAGGATGTTTTGATGTATGGAGAGCGTATTCATTCCAAGGGGCTGAATCTTTTAAGTGCTCCGGGGAATGATTTGGTGGCTGCAACGGCTTTAGCTTCTGCAGGCTGCCAGTTGGTGCTTTTTACTACGGGAAGAGGAACGCCTTTCGGTTCTTTTGTCCCGACTATGAAAATCTCAACTAATAGTAAGTTGGCTGTAAACAAACCGAAATGGATCGATTTTAACGCCGGATCGCTTGTTGAAAACGATCTTATGGATGATATTGCCGAACGATTTATTCGTTTTGTTATCGATGTCGCAAGCGGTAGGCGTGTAAACAATGAATTGAACGGATTCCGTGAAATCGCTATTTTCAAGTCCGGGGTGACTTTATAA
- a CDS encoding MGMT family protein, with protein MNKNEFIIGVYDVIKEIPRGSVVTYGQVARLLGKPQCSRMVGQAMSRAPKELHPFCHRVINSRGRLVPGWEEQRNLLEKEGITFKKNGCVDLKKHNWREVAILPKM; from the coding sequence ATGAATAAAAATGAATTTATTATCGGTGTTTATGATGTTATAAAGGAAATACCTCGGGGAAGTGTTGTGACATATGGTCAGGTAGCCCGACTATTGGGAAAGCCTCAGTGTTCTCGTATGGTGGGGCAGGCGATGTCTCGAGCTCCGAAAGAATTGCATCCATTTTGTCATCGGGTAATAAACAGTCGGGGACGGTTAGTTCCCGGCTGGGAAGAACAACGGAATTTACTTGAAAAAGAGGGTATAACTTTCAAAAAAAATGGTTGTGTAGATTTGAAAAAGCATAATTGGAGAGAAGTAGCAATATTGCCTAAAATGTGA
- a CDS encoding pirin family protein: MKKVVDRASSRGYFDHGWLKTYHTFSFADYYNPTRVHFGALRVLNDDWVAPSQGFGAHPHKNMEVVSIPLKGKLRHGDSVANTRTITPGDVQVMSTGSGILHSEYNGSDKEPVEFLQIWVLPDRENTPPEYNNYNIRGLLKKNELALFISPDGSTPASILQNAWFSMGKFDAGKIIDYKIHDKNMGVYIFIIEGKIEVAEEILSKRDGIGIWDVSDLKINIIEHSDLLLIEVPMIS, from the coding sequence ATGAAAAAAGTTGTAGATAGAGCTTCTTCAAGGGGCTATTTTGATCATGGTTGGTTAAAGACATACCACACTTTCAGTTTTGCAGATTATTATAATCCTACGAGGGTGCATTTCGGAGCATTACGTGTTTTGAATGACGATTGGGTTGCTCCTTCACAAGGATTTGGAGCGCATCCGCATAAAAATATGGAGGTTGTGTCTATTCCTTTGAAAGGAAAACTTCGTCATGGAGACAGTGTTGCAAATACCCGGACAATTACTCCGGGAGATGTTCAGGTAATGAGTACCGGAAGCGGAATTTTGCATAGCGAATATAACGGTAGCGATAAAGAGCCCGTAGAATTTTTGCAAATATGGGTATTACCGGATAGAGAAAATACACCTCCGGAGTATAATAATTATAATATCAGAGGATTATTGAAAAAAAATGAATTGGCTCTGTTTATATCACCAGACGGTAGCACTCCGGCCTCTATTTTGCAGAATGCATGGTTTTCTATGGGAAAATTCGATGCAGGAAAGATTATTGATTATAAAATACATGATAAAAATATGGGTGTTTATATTTTTATTATTGAGGGGAAAATCGAGGTTGCAGAAGAGATTCTTTCGAAAAGAGACGGCATCGGAATTTGGGATGTTTCTGATCTAAAGATAAATATTATAGAACACTCTGATCTTTTATTAATAGAAGTGCCGATGATATCGTGA
- the nudC gene encoding NAD(+) diphosphatase — MNTHIMSNEKIYWFIFYNDQLLIEKKNGKHQIPYTPESPLKREIDIPVLNVPVPGHQAKTFRVTKPISVSEQYEWIGLRSSYDYLPQESYKSAGKAFEILHWDKNSRFCPVCGNLMELKNDITKRCPSCGKELYPAISTAILVLIRKANSILLVHARNFKGTFNSLVAGFLETGENLEECVAREVMEETQLKIKNISYFGSQSWPYPSGLMVGFIADYESGKIELQDDELSSGAFYTRDNLPELPHKLSLARKMIDWWLEQNSDETK; from the coding sequence ATGAACACTCATATTATGTCAAACGAAAAAATATACTGGTTCATCTTTTACAACGATCAATTACTAATTGAGAAAAAAAACGGAAAACACCAAATACCCTATACGCCAGAGTCTCCGCTAAAAAGAGAAATAGATATTCCTGTTTTAAATGTACCTGTACCAGGGCATCAAGCCAAAACATTCAGAGTGACAAAACCTATTTCTGTCTCGGAGCAATATGAATGGATCGGTTTACGATCATCTTATGATTATCTACCGCAAGAATCATATAAAAGCGCCGGAAAAGCCTTTGAAATTCTCCATTGGGACAAAAACAGCCGATTCTGTCCGGTATGCGGAAACTTAATGGAACTAAAGAATGACATAACGAAACGATGTCCTTCTTGTGGGAAAGAATTATACCCTGCCATTTCAACAGCAATATTGGTATTGATTCGAAAAGCAAATTCTATCTTATTAGTTCACGCTCGTAATTTCAAAGGGACATTCAATAGTCTGGTTGCCGGATTTCTGGAAACCGGAGAAAATCTCGAAGAGTGTGTTGCCAGAGAAGTCATGGAAGAAACTCAGTTAAAGATAAAGAACATTTCTTATTTCGGTAGCCAGTCATGGCCTTATCCAAGTGGATTAATGGTCGGATTCATAGCCGATTATGAAAGTGGGAAAATCGAACTGCAAGATGATGAACTTAGCTCAGGTGCATTTTATACACGAGATAACTTACCGGAACTTCCTCACAAATTAAGTCTGGCACGCAAAATGATCGACTGGTGGTTAGAACAAAACAGTGATGAAACAAAATAA
- a CDS encoding MgtC/SapB family protein, giving the protein MFWEFVLRLFVAGILGAIIGLEREYRAKEAGFRTHFLVSLGSALIMIVSQYGFQNVLGMPSMSLDPSRVAAQVVTGIGFIGAGTIIIQRQFVRGLTTAAGIWVASGIGLAIGGGMYGVGIVATFFTLLGLELLTVLFKRIGLHSSFVQFSTGQQENLQKITNMIVHSEGRITNYSARKEFQGERQVYCVSMVIKTRDNDKEGDIFTFIQNLPDLMIEKIE; this is encoded by the coding sequence ATGTTCTGGGAATTTGTATTAAGATTGTTTGTTGCTGGAATCCTTGGTGCTATTATCGGACTTGAGCGAGAGTATCGGGCAAAGGAAGCCGGATTTAGGACACATTTTCTTGTTTCTTTGGGCAGTGCCCTTATTATGATTGTATCTCAATATGGTTTTCAGAATGTCTTAGGAATGCCGTCGATGAGCCTTGATCCGAGTCGTGTGGCTGCTCAAGTTGTTACAGGTATAGGTTTTATAGGGGCTGGCACGATAATTATACAGCGGCAGTTTGTGCGAGGACTGACTACTGCTGCCGGAATATGGGTTGCATCGGGCATAGGTTTAGCAATTGGTGGCGGAATGTATGGTGTAGGAATTGTGGCGACCTTTTTTACATTATTGGGATTAGAACTGTTGACGGTATTGTTTAAACGTATCGGTTTGCATAGTTCTTTTGTGCAGTTTTCTACCGGACAGCAAGAAAATTTGCAGAAAATAACCAATATGATAGTTCATTCAGAAGGCCGTATAACGAATTATTCGGCCCGTAAAGAATTTCAAGGGGAGCGTCAGGTTTATTGTGTCAGTATGGTAATTAAAACTCGGGATAACGATAAAGAGGGAGATATTTTTACTTTTATCCAGAACCTTCCTGATTTGATGATTGAAAAAATAGAATGA
- a CDS encoding bifunctional nuclease family protein, with protein MDDRVKLKVMGITYSQIQNGAYALVLAEENGDRRIPIIIGTAEAQSIAIRLEHLTPPRPMTHDLFASFAQGFGIRLREVFVYHYEDGVFSSELLFDDGTRQIRIDSRTSDAIAIALRTQSPIYTTEKIISEAGIIFQEEPKEKKKEETKTVKRKHLNDYSTKELKERLEEAVRMEAYEKAALIQQELKKREQKQG; from the coding sequence ATGGATGACCGGGTAAAACTCAAAGTTATGGGTATTACATATAGCCAAATACAAAATGGAGCTTATGCTCTCGTACTGGCAGAAGAAAACGGAGACCGGCGTATTCCCATCATAATAGGTACTGCCGAAGCTCAGTCTATTGCCATACGACTCGAACATTTAACTCCTCCTCGTCCCATGACTCACGATCTGTTTGCCAGTTTCGCTCAAGGATTCGGAATTCGATTGCGTGAAGTTTTCGTCTATCACTATGAAGACGGAGTTTTCTCATCTGAATTGCTTTTCGATGACGGAACTCGCCAAATCAGAATAGATTCACGGACATCTGATGCTATTGCTATTGCTTTGCGTACCCAATCACCCATTTATACTACAGAAAAAATTATCAGCGAAGCCGGCATCATATTTCAGGAAGAACCCAAAGAAAAAAAGAAAGAAGAAACAAAAACAGTCAAACGTAAACATCTTAACGACTATTCGACAAAAGAGTTAAAAGAACGTTTGGAAGAAGCCGTCCGTATGGAAGCATACGAAAAAGCAGCCCTTATTCAACAAGAACTAAAAAAACGGGAACAGAAACAAGGTTAG
- a CDS encoding MFS transporter, protein MNVKLRLIIMNFLQFAVWGAYLTSMGSYLVSINQASHIGMYYAMQGIVSLFMPAILGIIADRWIPAQKLLSLSHFLAASFMAAAGYYGMSYGTNVEFPVLFTLYSLSVAFYMPTLALSNSVAYTALDKAKLDTIKNFPPIRIFGTIGFICSMWTVDLLGLQDTYGQFFACALIGVVYALYALTLPACPTSKGDNTKSLVEALGLRAFTLFKQRKMAIFFIFSMLLGVSLQITNGFANPYISSFGSIPEYADTFGVQHANILISLSQISETLCILLIPFVLRRFGIKRVMLIAMLAWVLRFGLFGLGNPGDGVWMFILSMIVYGVAFDFFNISGSLYVDKETDISIRSSAQGLFVIMTNGFGATIGTLGAQAVVNYFVDFNSNIPQVSEWQSAWYVFASYALLVAIIFAIVFKYKHNPKEFE, encoded by the coding sequence ATGAACGTGAAACTTCGCTTAATCATAATGAACTTCCTGCAATTCGCTGTTTGGGGGGCATACCTTACATCTATGGGAAGTTACCTCGTAAGTATTAACCAGGCATCACATATCGGAATGTATTATGCAATGCAGGGTATTGTATCCCTATTTATGCCTGCAATACTCGGTATCATTGCCGATCGTTGGATACCGGCACAGAAGCTATTGAGTCTAAGCCATTTTCTCGCTGCTTCATTCATGGCCGCAGCAGGATATTACGGAATGAGTTATGGAACAAATGTCGAATTTCCGGTTTTATTTACACTATATTCGCTAAGTGTAGCTTTTTATATGCCGACATTAGCCCTTTCCAACTCCGTTGCATATACCGCACTCGACAAAGCAAAATTGGACACTATAAAAAATTTCCCTCCCATCCGGATTTTCGGTACAATCGGCTTCATCTGCTCTATGTGGACAGTCGATCTTTTGGGATTGCAAGACACATACGGACAATTCTTTGCATGTGCCCTTATCGGTGTTGTATATGCATTATACGCTCTGACCCTGCCTGCTTGTCCGACAAGTAAAGGAGATAACACCAAATCATTGGTCGAGGCTTTAGGATTACGAGCATTTACTTTGTTCAAACAAAGGAAGATGGCAATCTTTTTCATTTTCTCGATGTTATTAGGGGTTTCATTGCAGATAACTAACGGGTTCGCAAACCCATATATCAGCAGTTTCGGTTCTATTCCCGAATATGCCGACACATTCGGCGTACAACATGCAAACATATTAATTTCACTATCTCAGATTTCAGAAACTTTGTGTATCTTATTGATACCATTTGTTCTGCGACGATTCGGGATTAAACGGGTAATGTTAATTGCCATGTTGGCATGGGTACTCCGGTTCGGACTATTCGGACTCGGAAATCCCGGAGACGGAGTATGGATGTTTATTCTCTCCATGATTGTTTACGGTGTCGCTTTCGACTTTTTCAACATATCAGGATCTTTATATGTCGATAAAGAAACCGATATATCGATCCGTTCCAGTGCACAAGGACTGTTTGTCATCATGACTAACGGATTCGGAGCGACAATAGGGACTCTCGGAGCTCAGGCCGTAGTAAATTATTTTGTAGATTTCAACAGCAATATTCCGCAAGTAAGCGAGTGGCAATCTGCTTGGTATGTTTTTGCCTCCTATGCTCTGCTCGTAGCAATTATATTTGCTATCGTATTTAAATATAAGCATAATCCAAAAGAATTTGAATAA
- a CDS encoding NupC/NupG family nucleoside CNT transporter encodes MYITPAQGLTLTSVLRGILGICVLLFIAWLLSKDRKKIDWKIVVTGLSLQILLAFGMLYIPALQIFFEFLGKIFVKILEFTRQGTAFLAGGLLDTSKVGYIFIFQVLPTLIFFSALISLLYYLNIIQRIVQGVGWCIRKIFRLSGSEGLTVAGNIFLGMCEAPILVKRYLPFMNRSEMFLVMSVGMATISGGVMAAYIGMLGGDDPTARLQFAKYLISASVMAAPGAIVFSKIIIPQTEPLSHIEVSIPRDKAGKNILDAISNGAIEGLKLAVTVAALLLVFIAMVALLNYLLGDLIGHYTGLNRWLSEMAEHPVIFNFQTLIGWIFTPIAWIMGVCNADTGYVGSLLGTKIVLNEFVAYADLNILKNAGTFIQEKSIIIATFALCGFANISSIGMQIGGIGVLAPDQRKTLTRYGFLAMICGTLASCMSATIVGMIIG; translated from the coding sequence ATGTATATAACTCCTGCACAAGGACTTACATTAACATCCGTACTACGAGGAATACTCGGAATATGCGTTCTGCTTTTTATCGCTTGGCTATTAAGCAAGGACCGAAAAAAAATAGACTGGAAAATTGTCGTTACAGGACTTTCTCTTCAGATTTTATTGGCATTCGGGATGCTATATATTCCCGCACTTCAAATTTTCTTTGAATTTCTTGGAAAAATATTTGTAAAAATTCTCGAATTTACCAGACAAGGGACAGCATTTCTTGCGGGAGGTTTACTCGACACATCCAAAGTCGGATACATTTTTATTTTTCAAGTACTCCCGACGCTCATTTTTTTCTCTGCGCTTATCAGTTTACTTTATTATCTAAACATTATACAGCGAATCGTACAAGGAGTCGGCTGGTGCATCCGTAAAATATTCCGACTGTCCGGATCAGAAGGGCTCACCGTAGCCGGAAATATATTTTTAGGCATGTGCGAAGCTCCTATATTGGTAAAACGGTATCTTCCTTTTATGAACCGATCCGAGATGTTTCTCGTAATGAGTGTCGGAATGGCGACAATATCCGGAGGTGTTATGGCGGCATATATCGGAATGTTGGGAGGTGATGATCCTACCGCACGTCTGCAATTTGCCAAATATCTCATTTCAGCTTCTGTTATGGCAGCACCGGGAGCTATCGTTTTTTCTAAAATTATAATTCCTCAAACCGAACCGCTTTCTCATATCGAAGTTTCTATTCCCCGAGATAAAGCAGGGAAAAACATACTGGACGCTATTTCAAACGGCGCTATAGAAGGGCTAAAACTTGCCGTAACGGTTGCCGCATTACTTCTTGTATTCATAGCTATGGTTGCTTTACTCAATTATCTGTTGGGAGACCTTATAGGACACTATACAGGTTTAAACCGATGGTTATCCGAAATGGCAGAGCATCCTGTTATATTTAATTTTCAGACTCTTATCGGATGGATATTTACCCCCATAGCATGGATCATGGGGGTTTGTAATGCCGACACCGGATATGTGGGAAGCTTACTGGGGACAAAAATCGTATTAAACGAATTTGTCGCCTATGCCGATCTGAACATACTGAAAAATGCAGGGACATTTATTCAAGAAAAATCGATAATTATAGCGACATTCGCATTGTGCGGTTTTGCTAACATCAGCTCTATCGGAATGCAAATCGGAGGTATAGGCGTATTAGCGCCCGACCAGCGAAAGACATTAACCCGATACGGATTTTTAGCTATGATATGCGGAACTTTAGCTTCTTGCATGTCTGCCACAATTGTTGGAATGATCATTGGATAA
- a CDS encoding 16S rRNA (uracil(1498)-N(3))-methyltransferase, translating into MHIFYTPDIKSVKELPEEESQHCIKVLRLSEGTEIMLTDGKGTFYKAIITLAHHKRCGVKIVEEIQALSPCPIKIDIAIAPTKNMDRIEWFAEKCTEIGINAITLLRCRFSERKEVKTERIEKILVSAMKQSIKATLPQLNGMTTFKEFVTRPFEGQKFIAHCYEKSDKILLKQRYIPGNNALILIGPEGDFSPEEVELAIENGFLPISLGNSRLRTETAGIVACHTIHVINQ; encoded by the coding sequence ATGCACATATTTTATACTCCGGACATCAAATCCGTCAAAGAATTACCTGAAGAAGAATCCCAACATTGCATAAAGGTACTCCGACTCTCCGAAGGAACTGAAATTATGCTCACAGACGGAAAAGGCACATTTTATAAGGCAATTATCACACTCGCACATCACAAACGATGCGGTGTAAAAATCGTTGAAGAAATTCAAGCGCTAAGCCCCTGTCCCATTAAAATAGATATAGCCATTGCCCCTACTAAAAATATGGACAGAATCGAATGGTTTGCCGAAAAGTGTACCGAAATAGGTATAAATGCCATTACCCTGCTCCGCTGCCGTTTTTCGGAACGTAAAGAGGTGAAAACCGAACGGATCGAAAAAATATTGGTATCGGCAATGAAACAATCTATAAAAGCGACATTGCCTCAATTGAACGGCATGACGACGTTTAAGGAATTCGTGACTCGTCCTTTTGAGGGGCAAAAATTCATAGCACACTGTTATGAAAAAAGCGACAAGATTTTGTTAAAACAAAGATATATACCGGGAAATAATGCTCTTATACTGATCGGTCCGGAAGGAGATTTCAGCCCGGAAGAGGTAGAACTTGCAATCGAAAACGGATTTTTACCCATATCACTGGGGAATAGTCGTTTACGTACCGAGACAGCCGGAATTGTCGCCTGTCATACAATACATGTCATCAATCAATAA